One stretch of Rana temporaria chromosome 10, aRanTem1.1, whole genome shotgun sequence DNA includes these proteins:
- the LOC120916524 gene encoding galactoside alpha-(1,2)-fucosyltransferase 2-like, whose translation MLFASGEKNNPPWKKSWANMRNINIWKMMLFFKLLIITIISFWYNVERRTTFCTCASTNQSLDTMNLKNRMPSINDCAFEPTGMWTVEPSGRLGNLIGQYATLYAFAKRHGHQAYILPNMHSALSKIFKIKLPVINEEVAKRIPWRKFGMYNEWMSEEYYNIIGDFVKLSGYPFSWTFYHHIKDEILKEFTFHDFIREESNAYLADIRGNKTNTTFVGIHVRRGDYVNIMGNSKKGVLADKEYLQKAMGYFRKKYKNPLFVVTSNGIDWCKSNINNSLGDVYFLGDGKEGSPSRDFALLVHCNHTIMTIGTFGLYAAYLTGGETIYLANYTLPDYYHGVGWKYETIYLPEWIGIPADLTPILKKNLTERSSVKVNVSQTAII comes from the coding sequence aaCCCCCCATGGAAAAAAAGTTGGGCGAACATGAGAAACATAAACATTTGGAAGAtgatgttgttttttaaattattaatcaTTACAATTATTAGCTTCTGGTACAATGTTGAAAGACGTACAACATTTTGCACATGTGCAAGCACAAACCAATCCCTTGATACAATGAATTTGAAAAATAGGATGCCATCCATCAATGACTGTGCCTTTGAACCCACTGGTATGTGGACTGTGGAACCTTCAGGGCGTTTAGGAAACCTCATAGGGCAATATGCAACGCTGTATGCATTTGCAAAACGTCATGGACATCAAGCTTATATTTTACCCAACATGCATTCAGCACTGTCTAAGATATTTAAGATAAAGCTGCCAGTTATTAATGAGGAAGTTGCAAAACGCATACCATGGAGGAAATTCGGAATGTACAATGAATGGATGTCTGAAGAATATTATAACATCATTGGAGattttgttaaactttctggctATCCGTTTTCATGGACCTTCTATCATCATATCAAAGATGAAATTCTTAAGGAATTTACTTTCCATGACTTTATTAGAGAAGAAAGCAATGCCTATCTTGCTGATATACGGGGGAACAAAACTAACACTACCTTCGTTGGCATACATGTCCGTAGAGGGGACTACGTTAATATTATGGGGAATAGTAAGAAAGGTGTACTAGCTGACAAAGAGTACCTGCAAAAGGCAATGgggtattttagaaaaaaatataaaaacccgTTGTTTGTGGTTACCAGCAATGGGATAGATTGGTGCAAATCGAATATTAATAATTCCTTGGGAGATGTTTACTTTCTTGGGGATGGCAAGGAGGGATCGCCTAGCCGTGACTTTGCTCTCTTGGTCCACTGCAACCACACAATTATGACCATAGGTACATTTGGCTTATACGCTGCCTATTTGACCGGAGGTGAAACCATCTATCTTGCAAATTATACTTTGCCTGATTACTATCATGGCGTAGGTTGGAAATATGAAACTATTTATCTTCCTGAATGGATAGGGATTCCTGCTGATCTTACTCCAATTTTAAAAAAGAATCTCACTGAAAGAAGTAGTGTTAAAGTAAACGTGTCACAAACTGCAATAATCTAA